A single region of the Drosophila takahashii strain IR98-3 E-12201 chromosome 2R, DtakHiC1v2, whole genome shotgun sequence genome encodes:
- the LOC108067593 gene encoding transmembrane protein 234 homolog translates to MLEIAAQLLAVGLLWGVTNPFIRLGSQGLESIRDTGSKWRNLVQEARTIGSRWRYWIPFGLNQCGSALYVWTLQSANITVAVPVANSLSFAFTAITGYALGEKLPGKKVILGTLLICCGSILMVYDKILQEQSQNQLNITFE, encoded by the exons ATGCTGGAGATTGCTG CACAACTCCTAGCTGTGGGCCTGTTGTGGGGCGTTACCAATCCGTTTATCCGCCTCGGGAGCCAGGGACTTGAGTCAATCAGAGATACGGGCTCCAAGTGGAGGAACTTGGTCCAGGAAGCCCGCACAATCGGCTCCCGCTGGCGATACTGGATACCTTTTGGGCTCAATCAGTGCGGGAGTGCCCTGTACGTGTGGACGCTCCAGAGTGCCAACATTACTGTGGCGGTGCCAGTGGCGAATTCGTTGAGTTTCGCCTTCACAGCAATAACCGGTTATGCGCTTGGAGAAAAGCTGCCTGGGAAGA AAGTAATCCTGGGCACCCTACTCATCTGTTGCGGCAGCATTCTAATGGTCTACGACAAGATCCTGCAGGAACAGTCGCAAAATCAACTAAATATAACATTCGAATGA
- the Urod gene encoding uroporphyrinogen decarboxylase isoform X1, giving the protein MSFGLRLMCLWWLALKNVGTDLIENFQPFPVLKNDNLLRAARGEVVDRVPVWVMRQAGRYLPEFQELRKQHDFFTVCRTPELACEVTMQPLRRFDLDASIIFSDILVIPQALGLTVEMHAGVGPVLPQPIVVPDDLKRLTPDGALSRLGYVGDAITMMRHKLDGKVPLIGFTGAPWTLMGYMIEGGGSKTMSKSKAWLNDYPEDSKLFLNLLTDAIVDYLEMQVKAGAQMLQVFESSAEHLSKEQFLQWAAPYLKRIRDELVDRLTKKAIPLVPITLFAKGAGHSLKEQSELGYDVIGLDWTVDPVEARSIVGPNITLQGNLDPQDMYRDPEELRSLTTEMVHKFGKSRYIANLGHGITPQTPITSMEVLVEAVHKAL; this is encoded by the exons ATGTCGTTTGGACTTCGGCTGATGTGCCTCTGGTGGCTGGCGCTGAAAAACGTGGGAACTGACCTAATTGAAAACTTTCAGCCCTTTCCCGTGCTCAAAAATGACAACCTACTGCGTGCCGCACGCGGGGAAGTGGTGGACCGCGTGCCCGTGTGGGTGATGCGCCAGGCGGGGCGCTACCTTCCAGAGTTTCAGGAGCTGCGCAAGCAGCACGACTTCTTCACCGTCTGCCGCACTCCGGAGCTGGCCTGCGAGGTCACCATGCAGCCGCTGCGTCGCTTCGACCTGGACGCCTCCATTATCTTCTCGGACATCCTCGTCATTCCCCAGGCCCTCGGCCTCACCGTGGAGATGCACGCGGGCGTGGGTCCCGTTTTGCCGCAGCCCATCGTGGTGCCCGATGACCTGAAGCGACTGACGCCGGACGGAGCCCTGTCCCGCCTGGGATACGTGGGCGACGCCATCACCATGATGCGGCACAAGCTGGACGGCAAAGTGCCCCTCATTGGCTTTACCGGAGCGCCCTGGACTCTCATGGGCTACATGATTGAGGGCGGTGGCAGCAAGACCATGTCGAAATCCAAGGCTTGGCTAAACGACTATCCGGAGGATTCCAAGCTTTTCCTCAACCTACTGACTGACGCCATTGTGGACTACCTGGAAATGCAGGTGAAGGCTGGCGCTCAGATGCTGCAGGTCTTCGAGTCGTCCGCGGAGCACCTCTCCAAGGAGCAGTTCCTGCAGTGGGCAGCGCCCTACTTGAAGAGGATACGCGACGAGCTGGTGGACCGTCTAACCAAGAAGGCCATCCCCTTGGTTCCCATC ACGCTGTTCGCCAAGGGTGCTGGACACTCACTTAAGGAGCAGAGCGAACTGGGCTACGACGTTATCGGACTGGACTGGACTGTGGATCCCGTGGAGGCACGCAGCATTGTTGGACCGAACATCACGCTGCAGGGCAACCTGGATCCGCAGGACATGTACCGCGATCCTGAAGAGCTGCGCAGCCTGACCACCGAGATGGTGCACAAGTTCGGCAAGTCGCGCTACATCGCCAACCTGGGACACGGAATCACGCCCCAGACCCCGATTACGAGCATGGAGGTGCTGGTGGAGGCGGTGCACAAGGCTTTATAA
- the Urod gene encoding uroporphyrinogen decarboxylase isoform X2 — protein sequence MTNDKPFPVLKNDNLLRAARGEVVDRVPVWVMRQAGRYLPEFQELRKQHDFFTVCRTPELACEVTMQPLRRFDLDASIIFSDILVIPQALGLTVEMHAGVGPVLPQPIVVPDDLKRLTPDGALSRLGYVGDAITMMRHKLDGKVPLIGFTGAPWTLMGYMIEGGGSKTMSKSKAWLNDYPEDSKLFLNLLTDAIVDYLEMQVKAGAQMLQVFESSAEHLSKEQFLQWAAPYLKRIRDELVDRLTKKAIPLVPITLFAKGAGHSLKEQSELGYDVIGLDWTVDPVEARSIVGPNITLQGNLDPQDMYRDPEELRSLTTEMVHKFGKSRYIANLGHGITPQTPITSMEVLVEAVHKAL from the exons ATGACGAACGACAAG CCCTTTCCCGTGCTCAAAAATGACAACCTACTGCGTGCCGCACGCGGGGAAGTGGTGGACCGCGTGCCCGTGTGGGTGATGCGCCAGGCGGGGCGCTACCTTCCAGAGTTTCAGGAGCTGCGCAAGCAGCACGACTTCTTCACCGTCTGCCGCACTCCGGAGCTGGCCTGCGAGGTCACCATGCAGCCGCTGCGTCGCTTCGACCTGGACGCCTCCATTATCTTCTCGGACATCCTCGTCATTCCCCAGGCCCTCGGCCTCACCGTGGAGATGCACGCGGGCGTGGGTCCCGTTTTGCCGCAGCCCATCGTGGTGCCCGATGACCTGAAGCGACTGACGCCGGACGGAGCCCTGTCCCGCCTGGGATACGTGGGCGACGCCATCACCATGATGCGGCACAAGCTGGACGGCAAAGTGCCCCTCATTGGCTTTACCGGAGCGCCCTGGACTCTCATGGGCTACATGATTGAGGGCGGTGGCAGCAAGACCATGTCGAAATCCAAGGCTTGGCTAAACGACTATCCGGAGGATTCCAAGCTTTTCCTCAACCTACTGACTGACGCCATTGTGGACTACCTGGAAATGCAGGTGAAGGCTGGCGCTCAGATGCTGCAGGTCTTCGAGTCGTCCGCGGAGCACCTCTCCAAGGAGCAGTTCCTGCAGTGGGCAGCGCCCTACTTGAAGAGGATACGCGACGAGCTGGTGGACCGTCTAACCAAGAAGGCCATCCCCTTGGTTCCCATC ACGCTGTTCGCCAAGGGTGCTGGACACTCACTTAAGGAGCAGAGCGAACTGGGCTACGACGTTATCGGACTGGACTGGACTGTGGATCCCGTGGAGGCACGCAGCATTGTTGGACCGAACATCACGCTGCAGGGCAACCTGGATCCGCAGGACATGTACCGCGATCCTGAAGAGCTGCGCAGCCTGACCACCGAGATGGTGCACAAGTTCGGCAAGTCGCGCTACATCGCCAACCTGGGACACGGAATCACGCCCCAGACCCCGATTACGAGCATGGAGGTGCTGGTGGAGGCGGTGCACAAGGCTTTATAA